A region of Vitis riparia cultivar Riparia Gloire de Montpellier isolate 1030 chromosome 12, EGFV_Vit.rip_1.0, whole genome shotgun sequence DNA encodes the following proteins:
- the LOC117926417 gene encoding protein DETOXIFICATION 40-like: MESSRDGVNEPMLQSNPPFSSERRSETSGQLESILSDTRLPFCQRLWAATSTESKLLFRLAGPAVAVYMINYLMSMSTQIFAGHLGNLELAAASLGNTGVQMFAYGLMLGMGSAVETLCGQAFGAQKFEMLGIYLQKSTVLLTITGFLLTFIYIFCKPILILLRESSEIASAAAIFVYGLIPQIYAYAANFPIQKFLQAQSIVAPSAYISAATLLLHLLLSWVAVYKIGLGLVGSSLVLSLSWWIIVVAQFFYIVKSEKCKYTWGGFSLKAVSGLCGFFKLSAASAVMLCLETWYFQVLVLLAGLLENPEVALDALSICMTILGFVFVISVGFNAAASVRVGNELGAGHPKSAAFSVVVVTLVSFLISVVAAAVVLVLRHVISYAFTGGETVAQAVSDLCPVLAITLMLNGIQPVLSGVAVGCGWQAFVAYVNVGCYYIVGVPLGLLLGFYFKLGAKGIWLGMLGGTLLQTFILIWVTASTNWNKEVEKAKERLEKWDDKKQPLLMD, encoded by the exons ATGGAATCTTCTCGTGATGGTGTTAATGAGCCGATGTTACAGTCCAATCCACCATTTTCGTCGGAGAGAAGGTCCGAAACCAGTGGGCAGCTGGAGAGCATATTGTCCGACACTCGGCTGCCCTTCTGCCAGCGCCTCTGGGCGGCGACTTCGACTGAATCGAAGCTTCTTTTCAGACTTGCCGGCCCCGCCGTCGCTGTTTACATGATCAACTATCTCATGTCTATGTCCACCCAAATCTTCGCCGGCCACCTCGGTAATCTTGAGCTCGCCGCCGCCTCCCTCGGCAACACCGGCGTCCAGATGTTCGCTTACGGCCTCATG TTAGGGATGGGGAGTGCCGTTGAGACTCTGTGTGGGCAAGCATTCGGAGCTCAAAAATTTGAAATGCTGGGCATTTATCTCCAGAAATCCACCGTTCTCCTCACCATAACCGGGTTCCTTCTCACTTTCATCTACATCTTCTGCAAACCCATCCTGATTCTTCTGCGTGAATCATCTGAAATCGCATCAGCAGCCGCGATCTTCGTTTACGGCCTCATTCCTCAAATCTACGCATACGCAGCCAACTTCCCGATCCAAAAGTTTCTACAGGCTCAAAGCATAGTGGCCCCAAGTGCATATATATCAGCAGCTACACTGTTGCTGCACCTGTTGCTGAGTTGGGTGGCTGTGTACAAGATAGGGCTGGGGTTGGTGGGTTCGTCGCTGGTGCTGAGCCTCTCATGGTGGATAATTGTGGTGGCTCAGTTCTTCTATATAGTAAAGAGCGAGAAGTGTAAGTACACATGGGGTGGGTTCAGTTTGAAGGCTGTCTCTGGGTTGTGTGGGTTCTTCAAACTATCAGCAGCATCTGCAGTGATGCTGTGCTTGGAGACTTGGTATTTTCAGGTTCTGGTTCTGCTGGCTGGCTTGCTTGAGAATCCTGAGGTGGCTTTGGATGCTCTGTCGATATG CATGACAATACTTGGATTTGTATTCGTGATTTCAGTTGGATTCAATGCTGCTGCAAG TGTAAGAGTGGGGAATGAGCTTGGAGCTGGGCACCCCAAATCAGCAGCATTTTCAGTGGTGGTGGTGACTCTGGTCTCCTTCCTAATATCAGTGGTAGCTGCGGCCGTCGTCCTTGTCCTTCGCCATGTCATTAGCTATGCTTTCACTGGTGGGGAAACTGTGGCGCAAGCTGTTTCTGATCTGTGTCCAGTCTTGGCCATCACCCTCATGCTCAATGGCATTCAACCAGTCTTATCAG GCGTGGCTGTTGGGTGTGGATGGCAAGCTTTTGTGGCCTATGTAAATGTGGGTTGTTATTACATTGTGGGGGTGCCTTTAGGCTTACTGTTGGGCTTTTACTTCAAGCTTGGTGCAAAG GGAATTTGGTTAGGAATGCTAGGAGGCACATTATtgcaaacttttattttaatttgggtTACGGCAAGCACCAATTGGAATAAGGAG GTGGAAAAAGCTAAAGAAAGATTGGAAAAGTGGGATGACAAGAAGCAGCCACTTTTGATGGACTGA
- the LOC117927185 gene encoding uncharacterized protein LOC117927185 yields MVGEGGGSSIRVGTTGKISVLMTRELESTRCESSETPVSCRRKCQTGPVSVSCGTYARRQHRRTTGNGKSSGGSPRSSSQGSHGSAHRKTCNSRLPACRVPILSSDEVSFDRTPDRNWPGKKGSCVVEIVDLNCGNPEIGWSSPMANRLKKFGFSRLSQTIN; encoded by the coding sequence ATGGTTGGTGAGGGTGGTGGTAGCTCCATCAGGGTGGGCACAACCGGGAAGATCAGTGTTCTGATGACAAGGGAACTGGAATCCACAAGATGTGAATCATCAGAGACACCAGTGTCTTGTAGAAGAAAATGCCAAACTGGCCCTGTCTCGGTTTCTTGTGGCACTTATGCAAGAAGACAACACCGAAGAACTACGGGCAATGGCAAGAGCTCTGGTGGCAGTCCAAGGAGTTCCAGTCAGGGCAGCCATGGAAGCGCCCACAGAAAAACTTGCAACTCTAGACTGCCAGCCTGTCGCGTTCCTATTCTCAGCTCTGATGAGGTTTCTTTTGATAGAACTCCTGATAGAAACTGGCCTGGTAAGAAAGGCTCTTGTGTTGTTGAAATTGTGGACCTCAACTGTGGGAATCCTGAAATAGGTTGGTCTAGCCccatggccaaccggctcaagaAGTTTGGTTTCTCAAGGCTCTCTCAGACCATAAACTAA
- the LOC117927183 gene encoding 50S ribosomal protein L6, chloroplastic: MASSITPSFQTSNLRSAFLGERNGIYVSSVPVTRVGFLRKTIECKESRIGKKPIEVPSNVTITLEGQDLKVKGPLGELSRTYPREVKVQKDESGLLTVKKAFETRRANQMHGLFRTLTDNMVVGVSKGFEKRLQLVGVGYRATVEGKDLVLNLGFSHPVRMPIPGDLKVKVEDNTRIIVSGYDKCNIGQFAASVRKWRPPEPYKGKGVKYADEIVRRKEGKAGKKK, translated from the exons CAACTTGAGATCTGCTTTTTTGGGTGAGAGAAATGGAATCTATGTTTCCAGCGTTCCTGTCACTCGTGTTGGATTTCTGAGGAAGACTATTGAATGTAAGGAATCGAGAATTGGGAAGAAACCAATTGAAGTGCCATCCAATGTGACAATTACATTGGAAGGCCAGGATTTGAAAGTAAAAGGCCCTCTTGGGGAGCTCTCAAGGACTTATCCACGAGAAGTGAAGGTTCAGAAGGATGAGTCAGGCCTCCTAACTGTAAAAAAGGCATTTGAAACTAGAAGGGCTAACCAAATGCATGGTTTATTCAG aACTCTTACTGACAACATGGTGGTGGGAGTATCTAAAGGATTTGAAAAGAGACTTCAATTAGTTGGTGTTGGGTATCGTGCAACGGTTGAAGGAAAAGACTTGGTACTCAATCTCGGGTTTTCTCATCCAGTTAGGATGCCAATCCCTGGTGACCTAAAAGTGAAGGTGGAAGACAACACCAGAATCATTGTTAGTGGATATGATAAATGCAACATTGGTCAATTTGCTGCTTCAGTTAGGAAATGGAGACCCCCAGAACCCTACAAAGGTAAGGGTGTGAAATATGCTGATGAAATTGTAAGACGAAAGGAAGGAAAAGCAGGGAAGAAGAAATAA